The region CACCCGTGCTGAAGCATCCGGAGCTGCTCTGCGTGAACTTCACCGGAGGGTTCGACACGGCGAGGATGATCTCGCACGAGCTGTTCAACCGCGACACTCCGCGTCCCCACTTTCCTCGCTTCGTGGCCGAGACGGGCGGAAAGGACTTCCTCGTCGCCGACAAGGCGATCGATGTCTGGGACACGGCCGCGGCGATCATCGCCGGAGCCTTCGGCCGATCGGGACAGAAGTGCTCCGCCAACAGCCTCCTCTGCGTCGACAAGAAGGTGTGGCCCGATCTCAAGGCGGCCATCCTCGAGCAGATGAAGAGCTACAAGACCGGCAACCCGCTCGACCGCTCGACGCACATGGGCCCGGTCATCAATCGCGGGGCCTTCGAGAGCATCACGGGATTCATCAAGCGCGCCAAGAGCGATCCGAATGTGAAGACCCTCGCGGGCGGCGATTTCTCGTCCGAGAGAGGGTTCTTCGTTCAGCCGACCATCTTCGAGGTCGAGGCCGAGGACCACGAGCTTCTCTCGGTCGAGATCTTCGGGCCCGTGATCGCGGCCAAGGTCTACGATCACGTCGATGAGGCGATCGCGCTGATCCGCGGCAACGCGTATCGGCTGACCGGGTCGGTTTGCTCGCAGGACGAAGGCTTCCTTGCGAAGTACGTGCCGATTCTGGCGGAGCTGGCCGGCAACTTCTATGTCAACCGCAAGACGACCGGCGCCACCGTCGACCAGCAACCCTTCGGAGGCGACGGCGCGAGCGGGACGAACTACAAAGCCGGGGGGATCTGGTACCTGCTCCAGTTCATCTCCCAGGGGACGGTCACCCGGCGGCACGCGCGTGTTCCGAGGAAGCCCGGGATCTGGAACTGGATG is a window of Candidatus Eisenbacteria bacterium DNA encoding:
- a CDS encoding aldehyde dehydrogenase family protein; translation: MNLSIKKPQNQPLIPYGTEDAEWKAFQQALDRIPRSFDVPMIIGGEEVRSTGRIESIDPSTGEVLCTTQKATGQHAKAAIDAALRAKEEWASLPYESRILKFRDLEHLLYERRHEICAVAAKECGYVAGECSGSWAEMMDFIRFNPWYYLQLWRTEMGDGPSETNIMRLRALKGFTCAITPFNFPIAIGYNLPTVMALCGNTVVWKPSSDAPLTSWLLMRAIRDAGFPPGVINMITGPGSETMPPVLKHPELLCVNFTGGFDTARMISHELFNRDTPRPHFPRFVAETGGKDFLVADKAIDVWDTAAAIIAGAFGRSGQKCSANSLLCVDKKVWPDLKAAILEQMKSYKTGNPLDRSTHMGPVINRGAFESITGFIKRAKSDPNVKTLAGGDFSSERGFFVQPTIFEVEAEDHELLSVEIFGPVIAAKVYDHVDEAIALIRGNAYRLTGSVCSQDEGFLAKYVPILAELAGNFYVNRKTTGATVDQQPFGGDGASGTNYKAGGIWYLLQFISQGTVTRRHARVPRKPGIWNWM